From a region of the Candidatus Methylomirabilota bacterium genome:
- a CDS encoding IclR family transcriptional regulator: protein MDHRKKEKADYLVQSVDRALDILESFDYQTGELGVTELAEKLHLPKNNVFRLLATLEVRGYIEQDKKTANYRLGMKPFEVANVFLHHLGFRRQARPIIEELVNQCNETAYLAVLDGSEVIYVLVEDSSLMVRVASFPGRRLPIHCTAAGKAQLAYESADRLDNILQREPMRALTQKTITDPQAFRDHLREVVRLGYAVDDEEYEPGVRCIAAPVRDYSRKVVASVGLSGPITRFSLERIECELAPLVKAAATKLSERLGFETTTISAAQ, encoded by the coding sequence ATGGACCATCGAAAGAAAGAAAAGGCCGATTACCTTGTCCAGTCGGTTGATCGGGCGCTTGACATCCTGGAGTCGTTCGATTATCAGACAGGAGAACTGGGCGTCACAGAGCTTGCCGAAAAGCTTCACCTGCCCAAGAATAATGTCTTTCGGTTGCTGGCCACCCTTGAGGTTCGGGGCTATATCGAGCAGGACAAAAAGACCGCCAACTACCGCCTCGGAATGAAGCCGTTCGAGGTGGCCAATGTCTTCCTGCATCACCTTGGCTTTCGGCGCCAGGCCAGGCCGATTATCGAAGAGCTGGTCAACCAGTGCAATGAAACCGCCTATTTAGCTGTGCTTGACGGATCGGAGGTCATCTATGTCCTGGTTGAGGACAGCAGCCTGATGGTCCGGGTCGCGTCGTTTCCAGGACGGCGTCTGCCGATACACTGTACCGCCGCGGGCAAGGCCCAACTGGCCTATGAGTCGGCCGACCGATTAGACAACATCCTTCAACGGGAGCCGATGCGTGCGCTGACCCAGAAGACGATTACCGATCCTCAGGCATTCCGGGACCACCTCCGCGAGGTGGTTCGGCTCGGATATGCCGTCGACGATGAGGAGTACGAACCCGGAGTGCGCTGTATTGCCGCCCCCGTGCGGGACTACTCTCGAAAGGTGGTAGCCAGTGTCGGTCTGTCCGGCCCCATCACCCGTTTCTCCCTTGAGCGGATCGAATGCGAACTCGCCCCGCTCGTGAAGGCGGCGGCGACCAAGCTGTCCGAACGGCTTGGCTTCGAGACGACAACCATTTCGGCTGCTCAGTAG
- a CDS encoding ATPase, producing the protein MGPPETRRGADPILWHTLTSDTVFTRLQATPIGLTGTEAARRLAEHGPNELQTARRVSPWTILFEQLKNVLILILLAATALSAFLGHGIEAIAITIIVLFAVLLGFVQEYRAERATEALREMAAPTATALRDGEEVEIPARALVPGDVVLVRAGDKIPADARVIEAVNLHVEEAALTGESVPVDKCAAPLTNGELAVGDRENMVYAGTVATYGRGRVVVVETGMSTEFGKIARMLQTVETGRTPLQENLDKVGHALAWAAFVAVTAIVVLGLLRGQPFIEMLMFGIALAVAVVPEALPAVVTISLAIGVQRMVKRHALMRRLAAVETLGSTSVICSDKTGTLTKDEMTVRKIFVAGQMLDVSGAGYEPHGQFLCDGLPIEPSGPLILLLRASALASDAHIVHSEADGRWHLKGDPTEGALVVVAAKAGLHKADIDSQFPRVGEIPFTSETKRMTTLHAGTDGVVAYAKGAPEIILDSCVRQMTVEGERVLDAGGRAMISETARRMASEALRVLAVASKPGATPDNAEHDMTFLGLVGMIDPPRPEAKAAIDTCEQAGIKPVMITGDHPLTAQAVARELGLLKTGRVVTGAELEVMSEAELEREVENIDVYARVSPAHKLRVVTALQKNGHIAAMTGDGVNDAPALKKADIGIAMGITGTDVTKEAAAMTLTDDNFASIVAAVEEGRGIFGNIKKYLMYLLSCNIGEIVLMAATTLLGLPLPLTAVQILYVNLATDGLPALALAVDPPEPDLMRRKPRNPRAGIFTRPVVTLMVAGGFWSAAANLGLFAWALHSGRSIEHAMTMTFVSLVLIECCKAYNFRSDRHSVVRRPFANWWLNLAVTWELMLLVTIIHTPFLHEPFGTSSLPLTDWAIVVVLASTISPVLESAKWMARRGWFGQMD; encoded by the coding sequence ATGGGGCCTCCTGAAACCCGACGGGGAGCCGACCCGATTCTCTGGCACACCCTCACCAGCGACACTGTCTTCACCCGCCTGCAAGCTACGCCTATCGGTCTGACAGGAACCGAGGCGGCGCGGCGTTTGGCCGAACATGGGCCGAATGAACTGCAAACCGCCCGCCGCGTCTCACCGTGGACGATCCTTTTCGAGCAGCTCAAGAACGTATTGATCCTCATTCTGCTTGCGGCAACGGCGCTCTCCGCCTTCCTGGGACACGGGATCGAAGCCATCGCGATCACGATCATTGTGCTGTTTGCCGTCTTGTTGGGGTTTGTGCAGGAATATCGAGCCGAACGCGCGACGGAAGCATTGCGTGAGATGGCCGCGCCGACCGCCACCGCCCTCCGCGATGGGGAAGAGGTCGAGATTCCGGCGCGCGCCCTCGTGCCGGGTGATGTTGTCCTGGTGCGGGCAGGTGACAAAATCCCGGCCGATGCCCGGGTGATTGAGGCGGTCAATCTGCATGTCGAGGAGGCTGCGCTGACGGGCGAATCGGTTCCGGTGGACAAATGTGCCGCGCCCCTCACAAACGGTGAACTGGCCGTAGGCGACCGCGAGAACATGGTGTATGCGGGCACCGTTGCGACCTATGGCCGGGGACGTGTGGTTGTCGTAGAAACGGGCATGAGTACCGAGTTTGGCAAGATTGCCCGAATGCTCCAGACGGTTGAGACCGGCAGGACTCCGTTGCAAGAGAACTTGGACAAAGTCGGTCACGCGCTGGCGTGGGCCGCGTTCGTGGCGGTGACGGCCATTGTTGTCCTCGGCCTCTTGCGCGGGCAACCCTTCATTGAGATGCTGATGTTCGGGATTGCGCTGGCGGTGGCGGTCGTCCCGGAGGCCCTGCCCGCGGTCGTGACGATCTCACTCGCCATCGGCGTACAGCGGATGGTCAAACGGCATGCGCTCATGCGTCGTCTGGCGGCGGTCGAGACGCTCGGCAGCACGTCGGTAATCTGTTCAGATAAGACCGGCACACTGACAAAGGATGAGATGACGGTTCGTAAGATCTTTGTGGCCGGACAGATGCTGGATGTCTCCGGGGCAGGCTATGAGCCGCACGGCCAATTCTTGTGCGACGGCCTCCCCATTGAACCTTCCGGTCCGCTCATACTGCTCCTGCGCGCCTCCGCGCTGGCCTCAGACGCGCATATCGTGCACAGTGAGGCCGACGGCCGCTGGCACCTCAAAGGCGACCCGACGGAGGGCGCATTGGTTGTTGTCGCCGCCAAGGCCGGGCTCCACAAGGCCGACATCGATTCACAATTCCCCCGCGTGGGCGAAATCCCCTTTACCTCCGAGACCAAGCGCATGACCACCCTCCACGCTGGGACGGATGGCGTTGTCGCCTACGCGAAAGGCGCACCGGAAATTATCCTCGATTCGTGCGTTCGACAGATGACGGTTGAGGGAGAACGCGTACTTGACGCCGGGGGTCGGGCGATGATTTCGGAGACAGCCCGCCGAATGGCCAGCGAGGCGTTGAGGGTGCTGGCGGTAGCTTCCAAGCCGGGCGCAACACCGGACAACGCCGAACACGACATGACCTTTCTCGGATTGGTGGGCATGATCGACCCGCCGCGTCCTGAGGCGAAGGCCGCGATTGATACGTGCGAACAAGCGGGCATCAAGCCGGTGATGATCACCGGCGATCATCCGCTAACCGCGCAAGCCGTCGCGCGCGAATTAGGATTGCTCAAGACCGGACGCGTCGTGACCGGCGCAGAGCTGGAGGTGATGAGCGAGGCCGAGTTGGAGCGCGAGGTTGAAAATATCGATGTCTATGCCCGGGTATCTCCGGCGCATAAGTTGCGTGTGGTCACGGCGCTGCAAAAGAACGGTCACATAGCCGCGATGACGGGCGACGGGGTCAATGACGCGCCCGCGCTCAAGAAGGCCGATATCGGCATCGCGATGGGCATTACCGGCACGGATGTCACCAAAGAGGCCGCCGCCATGACGCTGACCGACGACAACTTCGCGTCCATTGTTGCGGCGGTGGAAGAGGGTCGGGGCATCTTCGGCAACATCAAGAAATATCTGATGTACCTGCTCTCGTGCAACATCGGCGAGATCGTGCTGATGGCTGCAACCACACTGCTGGGCCTGCCCCTGCCGTTGACGGCCGTACAGATCCTGTATGTGAATCTCGCCACCGATGGTTTGCCCGCATTGGCGTTGGCCGTAGATCCGCCCGAGCCCGACTTGATGCGGCGTAAGCCGCGCAACCCACGTGCCGGCATCTTTACCCGGCCTGTCGTCACTCTCATGGTGGCGGGCGGATTCTGGTCCGCAGCCGCCAACCTGGGCCTGTTTGCATGGGCGCTGCACTCCGGCCGGAGCATCGAGCATGCCATGACGATGACGTTTGTGTCACTGGTGCTGATTGAATGTTGCAAGGCTTACAACTTTCGCTCCGACCGCCATTCGGTAGTGCGTCGGCCTTTTGCCAACTGGTGGTTGAATCTGGCGGTGACATGGGAACTGATGCTGTTGGTTACCATTATCCATACGCCGTTCCTGCACGAGCCGTTCGGCACTTCAAGCCTGCCGTTGACAGATTGGGCGATTGTCGTCGTGTTGGCGTCGACGATTTCGCCTGTGCTGGAATCGGCCAAGTGGATGGCGCGGCGCGGCTGGTTCGGGCAAATGGATTAG
- a CDS encoding DUF488 domain-containing protein produces the protein MAIRVVRLGTPRMPGEGLRLGTVRRPPRGVPKSEYASRNFYDVWLPELAPSEELVKIALSTPDERQWRTFVRRYRAEMKQPAADRLLGLLAAMSHQTPFSVGCYCADEARCHRSVLKALLAEHGARLE, from the coding sequence GTGGCAATTCGGGTCGTTCGGCTCGGGACTCCGCGGATGCCCGGTGAGGGGCTGCGCCTGGGAACGGTCCGGCGTCCGCCCCGGGGGGTACCCAAGAGTGAATACGCGTCACGGAACTTCTATGATGTGTGGCTGCCGGAGCTGGCGCCGTCAGAAGAGCTTGTCAAGATCGCGCTCAGCACTCCGGATGAGCGGCAGTGGCGGACGTTCGTCAGGCGGTATCGGGCCGAGATGAAGCAGCCTGCTGCCGATCGACTTCTCGGCCTCCTGGCCGCCATGTCGCATCAGACGCCCTTTTCCGTAGGCTGCTACTGCGCCGACGAGGCCCGCTGCCACCGCTCGGTCCTCAAGGCCCTGCTCGCCGAGCACGGCGCCCGCCTCGAGTAA